The Meiothermus sp. genome segment CCTGGCTCGGGCAAGGGTAAAACTGCTGGGCGCGGCCACAAGGGCCAGAAATCCCGTTCGGGCGGCCTCAAAAACTCGGCCCGCTTCGAAGGTGGTCGCTCCACACTGCTGATGCGCCTGCCCAAGCGTGGCATGAAAAGCAACTCCCACGGCGAACTCAAGCGGGTAGAGTACCAGGTGGTCAACCTGGGCGCCATCGCCAAGCACTTTGCTTCCGGCGAAGTAAGCCCCGAAGCCCTGGTCAAGGCGGGCCTGGTGCGTCCGGGCTATCCCGTCAAGGTGCTTGCTCAGGGAGATGCTAGCAGCGTCAAGGTGCATGCCCACAAGTTCTCGCAAGCTGCTGTAGAAAAACTCAAGGCTGTAGGCGGCGAAGCGGTTGTGCTCGAGGGGGCCTAAGATGCTCGCGGCCTTCCGCTCCGCGCTTGTTATTCCCGAGCTGCGTAAACGCATACTGTTTACGCTCCTGGTGCTGGCGCTGTATCGGCTGGGTACTTTTATCCCCACCCCTGGGGTGGACATCAGCAAGATCCGCGACTTCCTGGGCACCCAGGCAGGTAGCGCGCTGGGTCTCATCAACCTGTTTTCCGGTGGCAACTTCGAGCAGTTCTCGATTTTTGCCCTGGGCATCATGCCCTACATCACCGCCGCCATCATCATGCAGCTTCTGGTCACGGTAATTCCGGCCCTGGAAAAGCTGCAAAAAGAAGGGGAAGAAGGCCGTCGCATCATTACCCAGTACACCCGCTATGCCGGTATTGTCCTGGGGGCGGTACAGGGTTTGTTCCTGGCCACGGCCTTTTTGGGTTCTAACAATGGCGCTTTCCTGCTGCCCGGCTGGGAACCTGGCTTCTTCTTTTACTTTGTGGTGGTGATTACCCAGGTGGCCGGTATTGCCCTGTTGCTCTGGATGGCCGAGCGGATCACCGAGTATGGTATTGGCAATGGCACCAGTATGGTGATCTTCGCGGGCATCGTGGCTTCCTGGCTGCCGCAACTGGGCCGAACCTTTGGCCTGGTTCGTACCGGCGAGGTCAACCTGATTGCCCTTTTGATCTTCCTGGCCTTTATCGTGCTGGCCTTTGGTGCAATGGCGGCAGTGCAACAAGCCGAGCGGCGTATTCCGGTGCAATACGCCCGCAAGCAGGTAGGCCGCAAGATGTTTGGTGGGCAAGCCACGTACATCCCCATTAAACTCAACGCAGCGGGGGTCATCCCCATTATCTTTGCAGCGGCCCTGCTCCAACTCCCACTCTTTATCACCGGGGTGTTCCCCGAGTCGCCGGTAGCCCAGGGGGTCGCCAACTTTTTCACCCCCTCCCGTTTCCCCGGCTTGCTGATAGAGGTACTCCTGATTGTGGGGTTCACCTACGTCTATACCGCTGTGCAGTTCGACCCGCGCCGAATTTCGGAGAACCTACGCGAATATGGTGGTTTCATTCCCGGTATCCGTCCTGGTGACCCCACCGTGAAGTTCCTGGAACACATTGTTTCCCGCCTGACTTTGTGGGGGGCTATCTTCCTGGGCATTGTGGCGGCCCTGCCCACCATCATGCAAAACGTGACGGGCGTCACCACCCTGGCTTTCCACTTCTCGGGCATCAGTCTGTTGATTGTGGTGGGGGTTGCGCTCGATACCTTGCGCCAAATTGAGGCCCAGTTGCAGATGCGAAACTACGAGGGTTTTTTGTCCAAGGGTCGCCTGCGGGGCCGTACTCGCTAGGGTGGGTAATTTCAGACGTCGCGGGTCCTAAAATGCCGATGGACAAGGGTCTAGGGTTATAGATGCTGCAGATTTCTGCAATCAGCTATTGATACCAGATTCGGTTAGTTCGGCGCCGGATGGCGGCGAACTAACAGGGCCGAAGTTATCCGCGTAGCGGAGGGCGATACCGCCCCTTGGAAGGGAGTGCTCTAGGATTCAAAAAGATAGCCTCTGAAGGTCTTTGGTTTGGATGATTATCTTTTTGAATCCGGTATGATTTGTAGATCGTCGGCCCTACCGGACGGAGTGTGGGATCTACGCAGGCAATAAGAAGAGTGGGAACGCGATAAGGAGACGGTTAAAGATATGGCAGAGGCTGTCATCTTCCTAGGCCCCCCCGGTGCGGGCAAGGGTACCCAGGCCAAGCGTCTGGCCTCCGAGATGGGGTTCAAACAGCTTTCGACAGGCGACATCTTGCGCAGCCACGTGGCCCGTGGCACCGAGCTGGGCAAGCTGGCCAAGCCCATCATGGATGCCGGGAAACTGGTTCCGGACGAGATCATTCTGGGGCTTATTGGAGCAGAACTAGCCGCCATGCCCGATCCCAAGGTCATCTTTGATGGTTTTCCCCGCACCCTGGCCCAGGCGGAAGCCCTGGATCGGCTTTTGCAAGAGCAACATATTCGCTTGCTGGGGGTTTTGCTGGTAACGGCCCCCGAAGATGAACTGGTGCGGCGCTTGCTGGGCCGGGCGCTGGAAGAAGGCCGCTCAGACGATAACGAGGAGACCATCCGGGCCCGCATGACCGAGTATCGCCAGAAAACCCAGCCCTTGGTGGATTACTATAAAAAGACCGGTAGCCTTAAGGAAATCAATGGACTGGGCAAGGTGGATGAGGTCTACCAGGCGATCCAGGAGGCTTTAGGTGTCCGGGCCTAGAGACTGCGGCCTTTGATCCCAAATTTATGGCTATCCACATCAAATCGCCCTGGGAAATCGAGAAGATGACCAAAACCGGTCAGCTTCATACCGCCATTTTTGCCGAAGTGGAGCCCTATATTCGGCCTGGGA includes the following:
- the rplO gene encoding 50S ribosomal protein L15 — encoded protein: MKLSDIRPNQGANKRPKRVGRGPGSGKGKTAGRGHKGQKSRSGGLKNSARFEGGRSTLLMRLPKRGMKSNSHGELKRVEYQVVNLGAIAKHFASGEVSPEALVKAGLVRPGYPVKVLAQGDASSVKVHAHKFSQAAVEKLKAVGGEAVVLEGA
- the secY gene encoding preprotein translocase subunit SecY, whose amino-acid sequence is MLAAFRSALVIPELRKRILFTLLVLALYRLGTFIPTPGVDISKIRDFLGTQAGSALGLINLFSGGNFEQFSIFALGIMPYITAAIIMQLLVTVIPALEKLQKEGEEGRRIITQYTRYAGIVLGAVQGLFLATAFLGSNNGAFLLPGWEPGFFFYFVVVITQVAGIALLLWMAERITEYGIGNGTSMVIFAGIVASWLPQLGRTFGLVRTGEVNLIALLIFLAFIVLAFGAMAAVQQAERRIPVQYARKQVGRKMFGGQATYIPIKLNAAGVIPIIFAAALLQLPLFITGVFPESPVAQGVANFFTPSRFPGLLIEVLLIVGFTYVYTAVQFDPRRISENLREYGGFIPGIRPGDPTVKFLEHIVSRLTLWGAIFLGIVAALPTIMQNVTGVTTLAFHFSGISLLIVVGVALDTLRQIEAQLQMRNYEGFLSKGRLRGRTR
- a CDS encoding adenylate kinase gives rise to the protein MAEAVIFLGPPGAGKGTQAKRLASEMGFKQLSTGDILRSHVARGTELGKLAKPIMDAGKLVPDEIILGLIGAELAAMPDPKVIFDGFPRTLAQAEALDRLLQEQHIRLLGVLLVTAPEDELVRRLLGRALEEGRSDDNEETIRARMTEYRQKTQPLVDYYKKTGSLKEINGLGKVDEVYQAIQEALGVRA